The following is a genomic window from Equus asinus isolate D_3611 breed Donkey chromosome 3, EquAss-T2T_v2, whole genome shotgun sequence.
AAAAGCACTGATCATATTGCAAAATAATATTagcatttatttagtgcttattaTATGCTAGCCACTGTTATTACATAGTATGTAGCATATTCCTAGGTGCttaatatttatgatatattaGAGGTAAGATATATCATATATCAAATAGTTTAGTATCTATGAAAATTTAGGAAAGCAATGTAATGGATTAGGTATGGGCTTTCGAATCAGACAGATCAAGTTTTGATTCTTGGCTTTTCTTAGTAGCTATATGATATTGGATAAGTTACTGAATACCTCTGAGATTACATTTATCCTGAAAAATGGGTATGCTTCATATGGTTTTTTACAAAGTATCTTCACATGGTAACTATTTTGATTCACAATCTGGCAATTGATTATTCTACACAGAAATCTCATTTCTAGTATATAGGTCTatctatctcaataaagatgtcaCTGTTCTTTCTGACCTTTGTCTGATATATATCTGGTCCATTCTTAGTCTTGTAAACACTTTCCACAGTGCCCTGGTTATCTAGTCAATTGTGCCAGAAAGATTCATAGGGTTTATCAATATTTAATATGAGCACAATACATATTAGTTGGGATTACTATGTAACCTACATCTGGATTTGAAATCCATTTCACTTAAATAATTCTTGGATCATTTCTTTATCTCACAGAAAACACAACCTGTTATTATCAAGGTAGCTTCAAAGTGCTGAACATTCCATATAATAGAAATTATGAAAGGGAGACATCACCAGAAAATAACTATCTTAGCAAAATTCTTGAGACTAAGGTAAATTagtattttcctatatttatttaattgctaATTTTCTAAATTGTAAATGTATTATTGGAATTTGACATTTGACTCTATGTTCTCTTTAACAGATGGTTGATGCATTTCAAAGCTCTAACATTTACAGACAATATATCAATGCTCAAGTCATCACACTGGTGTAAGTAACTAACAATAACAATCAGAAAAGAGATCAATACATCATACATACTGAAGTATACCATTATACTTTAAGTTCCTCTGTAAAAAGAGTCTATTGATATGTTACAGTCATTAGCCAATGAGTGACTAATATTCAGCATTATCTTTAGCTGATTAATTGGTCAGTATAAGACCAAAGCAAAGATCAAACTATATAGTTGAGTTCATTAGATCTACGAGAATGTATCAATCCTTAAATTATGGACGACATATCCCTCTGGTTTCTTAAGTTTTTATGTCCAACAAACATTAGATGGTACCTTAGACCAACATTTGATGCTATAAGATTTTTATTAGCAGTAGCATGAATACAGACCCTGTTTCCTCACGTCTTTGTACCTCCAAGTCAGCTAAACACCTTGTAGAACTGCCCTAGAGTTCGTATAGGGTAGAAAAGAGCATATCAACACCAGTGTTTCATGCCAAGGAAATCTTTCTAGTCACAATAACAAAAAGTGAAACAGCCGAGCTGTGTTCCCTGCATGTGGGTTTGGAGTAGCATGGAATAGCAGAGGGAGCCCCAGAATAGGAGTTAGATAGCTTGAGCCCAGCCTTTGCCACTTAGCAGCTCTAGAGCCTGGCTCAAGTCACTATATCACTTTGAGTCTGCCCCTCTATCTGTGAAATATTGATAATAGCACCTACACTGTCTCcctcatggatcaaagaagatCACGTGtgtggaaatatttgcaaataaacaCATTTCAAATGAAAGCAATTATTGCTTTTACCTTAATCAATGCCACCAGACTATGTCTTCCCTTCTTTCCCTGCTCCTGGAACTCTTGGAATTGCAGAATTGATCAAGATCTCAACTAGCATTAACCTTAAGGGCCAACTTTAGTattggaaagaaatgggagactAAAATTGAAGGACCATTTATCGCTCAAAGGTGACCACAACCACCAGAAGTCTCCCGCTTTGTTTTCCCATGCCTGTAACTTCAGGATTCTATAAGAAGCCTGGGCCCATAGGAAGTGATGGAGAGGCTACAGGACAGAGGTTTTGTTTTTGGCACACCCTGCTACAGTAATCAAACTTCTGTGAGCTGAGTACTCCCTAGGAACGATTATTGATTTATATGCCAAAATTTTGGTCATCTGTAAGAGAGACCCAGAGCATAATAATGCCACTTCAAATACTAGCCTTAGGGCTGTTTGACAATTCCTACATGTCCGTTGTTTAGCCTCTTGGGCTGCTCACATTTTCCCAATCCCAACCAAATCTGGAGTGAATACCACAGTCAGGTTAATCTTCCTCGATCATGGGTTTTACTCAACAATTTATCTTTATTGCTACGTCTTGACTGGAATTAAAGGTCCTCTTCCATCTGAGCTCAGTCTCCTAGACACTGTTGTCACTGGCTGACTGATTATAGGGAGACAGAATACATAGCATGGAGAGCCCAGGTTATGGAGTCAATTGACCAAATCTGGATCATAGTTTAGTAGCTGTGTCATTTTGAGCACATTAGGTGATCTCTCAGAGCTTCAatttttccttgtctataaaatgaagataatgacaCTTATGCTGCAGTGTTGTGGAGACTATGTGTGATAATAAATGTGATAACAAAGTACCTGgaacacagcagatgctcaataaatgctaattaaTATTATTGCTACTCAGTTATTCTGGAGTActatttctcctcttctctacCTGATGAAATTTTTTGCTTGATGATAAAATAGCAATGAGAATACTTTAAGGTTCAGTGTGTATGTCACCATTTCCATGAAAATTTCTCTGATCCTTTAAGTAAAAAATGACATCATTCTTCTGACTATCTGCAATAAGATAACTATCCGATCATTTCTGCCTCATTAATTACAATCatttgtatacatattttatcttACCTGGAAATCTGGAAATTCCTTGAGGGTAGGAACCATGTGCTAGTCACCCTTGTGTCACCCAACAGCACCTAGCCCAGACACTTGGCTGTAGCAGTTACTCAATAAATAAACTgatgaaaacattaataaatgATCCCAGTTCTCATGCAATACTTCTACTCTGTGCCTCAGGTCTTTCTTAGTTTTCAGATTGTAGAACTGCTTGTCCTCTAAACTGAATAGTATAGCTGCATGCACACTGTCACCAAGTAAATGGGCAGATAAATGATCCTGTGATTAACCTAAAGTGAAGGCGCTCTACAAACCCATAAAAAAGCAGAAGGAACCAAGATATGAATGATCAGGGAATGATGAAGGAAATGCTATTTTTTAGCAACATATGAAAACTTTATGTTGTTTCCAGTCCTTATAGCAACAGTGTGACAGCACATATATGGCTGATGTTCAAGTCTCCCAGATCAATGAAGGAAAACACAAGAGGAAGAATTGAAAGCATCTTACGTCAGATGCTGAGGAATCCATCAGGATCCTTGACTACAGATCCTAATTCCCTTAGGGTCGTGGGTAAGCTTCTGTATGAGATGGGAGCAGTGTTACTTTCACCTTTTTTGTCTCTAACACATATCACATGCACCAGGCATAAAGCTGAacctcaatatatatatttttttcatatacttttttggtgaggaagattagccccgagctaacatctgctgccaatcttcctctttttttttcgtccacaaagccccagtacatcgtcgtatatcctagttgtaggtcattctagttcttctatgcgggatgccaccatagcatggcttgatgaaaggcatgtaggtccacgcccagtgtctgaactggcaaaccctgggccaccaaagcggaacaagCGAatttaacctctcggccatggggcctgtcccctcagtacatattttttaatgaataagtcTGTTTCACATCAGAGAAATAATTTGTATTCTTCATTATTAAAATCATGTTCAAATCATAATAATGCCacactttaaaattgtttttgggGTAAAAAAGTTGCTTCTCATTCTAAAGCAAATAGTAAGACTTTGAACAGTCTTTATAAATGATGGTGTATCTTGCTATTCTTTTTATGATCTCCTTTAACTTTGAAAAGTAGCACACAATCTGTCGTTATAAGGCAGAtcacttttttaaagttatttttgtgCACTGACAGGAATCAGGTTCACTGTGGGTCTTCTTGTTCTTCTAAGGAAAGATACTGGCAATTTTCAACTCTAGATAACATAGAGTACAGTtccaattagaaaaatataagtcGCTCATGTGGGACCATGAAGATGTTATTTCCATATTATACATTCACATATagtaaaacaacaattaaaaTAAACCAAGGTTCTCTCCTTTCCAACAACATTTCATCCTGAGATTCCAAATTCTTTCTGGAGACCTCTGCACTGCTGAACCTTTGATCCTACTCCATTGGCCCCAGGGTCAGTGGAGTAATGCTAGGTATTAAATTTACTATgggctttttgttctatttcagaaATCAATAAGGTCAATGCGGAAAAGATTATCAACAACCGTAAGTTCAGAAACTTTTTGATTAAATGTGTGAGATGATCTAAAACACAGCAGTCAAGATTTGTTACTCTTGGCCAGGCacaattctaagtgctttacatataactcatttaatgctcacggTAATTCTAgagataagtattattattaatcccattttagagatgaggaaactgaagcacaaacaAGTGAAACAACTTGCCCAAATTCATCCAGCTTATAAATGGTGgggccagaattcaaaccaaggAGCCTGGTTGCAGAGACCATGGACTTAACAGTGACTTTATCTACCTCCCACAGCTTTTGTATTCTCCAAGGCTGAAGTGTCTTGGAGATACTATGCTGGGTATACAGGTGATTCTGCAGATGCTAGTGatttctgtgcagattacattCTGTTCTAATAAAGACCTTGTCAGTGCAGGATATTGTCAGATAGAACCATACAAGAATAACTCAGCTCACTGTTGGCTTTGTAATCAAGTAAGCAGTGTCTTCCTATTCTCAGTGGAACAAAATTGACTCTTTCTGACAGGCTGTGGGAGACGAGCAAGGATGTCAGCTACATATGATAGAGTCAAGGGAGGTTCCAGTGCTCAGGAAGGAGAATGGCCATGGCAAGCAAGTGTCAAAAAGAATGGCCAGCACTACTGTGGGGCGTCTTTGATCAGTGAAAGATACCTGGTGACTGCAGCTCACTGCTTTCAAAAGTAAGTTCATCATGTTGCCCAAGGCTAGGGACGCCAATGGCCCTGGAACAGTTCCAGTTTGCATCTGTTATGCCAGTTTAATTATCAGTAGCACTCCCTCTCATTCTTaaaagtgtcctggtttggaAGATAAGTCTTTGGTAAGCCAATCTAAGGCTTTCTTATCTAACCAGTAAAATTGGAAGAGTCATTCATTCTTGatactacatttttttcttacatgaTTCTTGTCTCTCATCACTTTATCCTCCAGACATCCCAAACTACTTGTAATTGCTAAAACACATATCCTGTTTCAtacttccctccccctctgtaCATGCTGTCCCTTTCTCCTAGTCTTTTAGGCAAATACGACTCAGCTGTATGGTCTCATCCAAAAGATTACTTTCCTTAAGAAATCTTCCATTCCCTAGAGCAGGCAGATTTAAGTCCTCCTGTTTTGTGGTCccagtaaatatatacataaccATTTAAGCAATTATAACCGCTTGTGTTTATGACCCTCTTTCGTCAGATTTAAATTTCTTGAAGGCGTgggcaatttatttttatttctatatcccCATTGCTTTACATAGTATACAGTGTAGGGAttcaaatgagatttttaaaatgatttaaaatatcatattaaatCACTGCTGATGGACTACAGAGCAAAGAAATATTAGTGTCATGAAAAGAGTATAGTAGATGCAGGccatatttctattattttgaaataaacgCAAAATacatggtttttgtttctttaggtCACAAAATCCAAGAAACTATACTGTCAGCTTTGGCACTAGAGTAGTTCCCCCCTACATGCAACACGCTGTTCAAGAAATTATTATTCATGAAGACTACATCCAGGGTGAACATCATGATGATATTGCAGTCATACTGCTCACTGAGAAAGTTCCATTTAAGAATGATGTACATCGAGTTTGTCTTCCTGAAGCCACACAGATTTTTGCACCAGGCGAAGGAGTTGTTGTTACAGGATGGGGAGCACTTTCATATGATGGTAAGTCCAGTGAAAACTTAACATAGTGTGTAAAGTACAAAAACAACCAGAACCATTAGTGATCTACGTAGAGCCAAAGGCATCATTTACCTCCAAATGCCCACTACTCCCAGGCGATTCCTCAGGGAACGGTGCCTATGGGGTTATAATTTTGCAAATTGCCTTGGTTTGGAACATTCCAAAGAGACCAAGTTGGTTGCAGAAACTCCCTAACCTGGAGAACCTAATTGAGAAAGTTCTGGTCCAAAGATGTAAGAAGAGAGATAAGGACATAGAAAAGCAATGTTAGATATTTCAAGtcattctttgaatgtttctttttcattggtTTGTGTGAGGGAACTGAGTGAACTTTTTCATCCTGAAAATAGGCAAGAGTCAAATATTAGCTTTATGCACAGAGGACAAAACAAAGTTTCCATCCTGCTCTGTTTCAGACAAGCTCTTTTGCTGATAACGTTTACTTCATCTAGGTGAATACCCAGTGTTACTGCAGAAAGCGCCTGTGAAGATTATTGATACAAACACTTGCAATGCTAGGGAAGCATATAATGGCTTGGTACAGGACACAATGCTATGTGCTGGGTACATGGAAGGAAATATTGATGCCTGCCAGGTAAGTCTGGACGTTATTTACATTGACCACATAGTACATAGGTAACTgcaattattttatgaaaatcatCAATATGGAGAAAATTCTATGCTTCAATTAATTTGCGCTTTGACAATCCTGTCAAACTCACTCTCGGTTTTGGTACTAAAGTAGTTCTCCTCTACATGCGAAATGTGTTTATAGCgtttaacaaatacttatgtTGGACTTAACTCTGAGCCAAGCACTGACTGAAGTCCTTTAcaagtattaattcatttaatccttatcacAACCTTGTGATGTAGGTACtacaattattatcattttatagatgaggaaactgaggcagaggaaggTAAAGTAATTTACACAAGgtccacagctagtaagtgggagAGCTGGCCTACAAACCAAGGTAGTCTAGCATCACAGTCCGTATTCGTAACTATATTTCAAGTAAGGATCAGTCTCAGAAATTTTTGAATTACTTCTGGTCCATTTCTCTTACCTTCTTAGCCTCCTCATGGCTAGGGTTCTGGCTGCTTTTCTCAGACATGAAGCTCCGTATTCAAAGTATTTCCATAATATATGTCTCCCAAAAGCTTTCTCATAGATCCAGACCTGGTAACTTATCAGTTCTTGCGTTCAAGGTTCAAGTCAACCCCAACAAGCCCCAGAGAATATATTCTGGCCAGTCTCGGTTGTGGTTGGCGTGCTGCAGGGATTGACACCATGTACCTTCCTGGGGTCTCTGTGAAGATGAATCACAAACTTCATCTGGTTTATCACTTAGTGTAAGTAAAGTATCTGGAAGAAAATTCTCATAATGATAaatattctctgttttatttaggGTGACTCTGGAGGACCACTAGTTTATCCCAATTCTCGAAATATTTGGTACCTTGTTGGAATAGTGAGCTGGGGAGTCGAATGTGGTCAAATCAATAAGCCCGGCGTTTATATGCGAGTAACCGCCTACCGCAACTGGATTGCCTCCAAGACTGGTATCTAAGAGAAAAGCATGCATCACATAGCAACTGTCTTAGGTCCTTTTTGCCTGTTACTCCCAAGCCTTATTTAACATGCATTTTAAATTAGTGTGTACAATGGCAATTTTGAAAGAATTGTGGTCCTGTGGGAGTATTTATGAACTTTAGTTTTAAGCAGACTCTACGAGACAAAACAAGAAATCTCATGATTAGTCAAGGAAGACCTATGCAAAGAAATTACTCCTGTCAAAAATGGACTAATACTACTTGCTTTCTATTTCATGGACCTACATCATGATTATCTCAGCACAGCATAAAGTTCTTAGTTTTAGTATTCAGATTTTCTGGGATTATGAAAGTATGTCCTTGTCCATTGCAAGTAAGCAGATAGCTCTGCGAGAGACTGCAACTAAAACATTTTGAGGGTTGGGTTGGAACATGCTGTATCTGCCTTCTTGTCATAGCTTTTGTGGAAGAGGTGCGGTTGGGAACTAAGGCTGGTTAGAATTTAGGCACTGACTTAGAGTCTTTTGTTTGTACTGGAGTCTCGATCAACTCTTGCAatcattgtgaaataattacgTCATCCTCAAAACTAGGCAAGACAACACATTTTAGACTTACAGACACCAGGTACACTAATTCTTCAGTGTTGATACAGGTTTCTATGGAAATTCTTTATTTGTAACATCGATAAAAAGATGTAGCTAGGAACCATGAAAATGTGTAgtgtattttaattaaaacaaatttaaaagtagaGTGTCTTTGTTCAATAtgaatttactttctttctttttggtttgtttgtcttcttaagAGTCTTTTGCAGGtggctttttctctttcccttttctgttaTTATTCCTGTGGCTTGGGAGAGAGCTCCAGGGTGGTTAAAAAGCTACCTCAAGGCTGGGGGGAGAGGCTCCAGCAGGCCAGGGGGAGGCAGTGGATGGGTCCCTTAAAGGCCACTGTGCGTGGGAGGCTCCTGGTCATGTTTGAGGATGACGCTGAACTAGACAGGCTTGGGGCTGTCCAGCCTGCGGAGTTTGGTTAGGTGGTTGCCCATCTTCTGGATGAGTTTCAGCTCCAGGTCTAGGAAGTGGTTCTCCAGGAAGCCACAGAGATGAGGGTCCACGCAGGCAGTGCCATGGCATGCCCTGTCTCCCAGGACAAGGTGACTTCCCAGGTATGCAGGCTGCCAGCCACCCCCTCATTTTGGGATGGCTTCTGGACTTCCTGGTCAAGGACTCTGCTGCCATGCTGGTTTTGTGTTTTCAAGGGATGCAGAGAagtttacataatgttataagccaatgtgaccccagtaaaaaattttaaaagaaaaaaaagagacacaggGTGCCTGCAGGCTTCTCCTGGGCCAACTCACAGAAGTGGTACAACCCATCAGGGCCACATCGTCCCATGGGGATGGAGGCACAGAGACAGGTAGGTGAGTGAGGCCAGCGGATGTAGGCTGACCGGGTGTTGACAGCAACCTCCACCTCAGAGGAATAATTCTGGCTGATCTGGGGGCACAGGGTTTGTCAGCGACTTCCAGGAGCCAACCAAACTCACAAAAATGGCATTAGCAGGTCTCAGAAGTGGATGATGGAATGGCCAAGAAGATGATTGTAGAAGCTGCGGCTTAAGgctgaggaggaagctgagggtaGATGGAGGCTGGAGGGGTCTGGAGGGGAGAACATTTCTGTCCCAACAGAAGACAGGGTAGCATGTTGTGCCTCTAGCTGGCTGTTATGTAGGGGAGAAATATTAATTACTGGCCATATTCTTGGTCTCAGAGTTTGTGGAAGTGAGAATAGGGTTCTGTCTTTATGAACCATATGGTCTTCACAAGTTAAGTGACTTCAGTTTGTAATAGTCATTCTTCAAGAATAGAAGTTTTGATCAGTATTTACTAAAAATTTGACTTAGAGTCTTCACAAGAGTCATTGTACagtgtttacattttatttaaacttcaATTACCTAGATTGAAtatataagagaaaatcttttacCTATTCAATATTACTCTCCCAGGAAATAGAGATTTTACTCTATCAACTAATAACCATTTTCTATCCATCAAAGATCAGAATAAGTATGTATCATATACAACCATATAATGTAATTGTCCCAAAGTTTCAGAAATTTGGTTTTAAGTGGcattttttagttcttttctatTATACATAATCCCgctttcttaaaatgtttaaagaccAAAGACTCTTAAAGAAGTCTCAGTTATTAACCACCTTGATATTTAACCCATTTGGTCATAGTTAACATCAAATATTGTCTTATTCATTATGATCGTCATaacaaatgaaacaaagcttaacatttactgagttcttaTTGTATGTAAGGCACAATTCTAATAAATTAACATATATTGCCCCAATTAATCCTTACGTCCTATGAAGTATACCACTATTATCCTgactttaaagatgaagaaactgagacacgaAGAGGTTAACAACCTTGCCCCAAGGATGCAGAACAACATCCATCCTAAATCATTCTGCTGCTTAGTCCATCATGGAAGTCTATGATAAGGAAGTGACTTTGATCAGAGATGTGGACagttcacttttttgtttgttgattttgttttgtttgtttgtgtgtttactTGTTCTGATAAGTCTGAAACTTCTTATAGCTTTGGGTAATATCTAACACTAGTAAGAAGCTCACACTTGGAAATGATACCAGCAGCACTTTCACAAAGGCCATATTTGTAGAGTATTTTATGTCCTTTGCTTGATCCTATATAAAAATGCCCTCGGAATCATTACCTGGTGAATTTGGTTGCCATTGGCCCTCTCTTCACTCACAGCTTTCCACAAAACTCTCCAAATATCTCCTGTCATTTCACCATGCCCTCTAGGCCCTTCGGAACTAGAGGAATTAAGTTAAGCATACAGTGAGAAGGACATAGAAGATGGGAGACAGatccaaaaaggagaaaactagTAACGGACCTAAGAATAGATCTCAGATTTCCCAAGCCTTATTAAACTTTAGATGAAAGATATAGGAACAAATATCACATGGTTCATGGCAACATACTAGAAAAAGAACTAATATAAAGTTGACTTAATACCTTAATACCTAAATAAGTTATATAAAACCGAAAGTAACTATACCCTCAATTCAATTTGGCTTGTGAAATTTGCAGTGGTCtctccaaataaaaataacattttctctttttcttgttataTTATCCTATTGCTTCCATTCTTTAAGATTTGCAGAATATATGCAGGGATATCTTCACCATATCAACAGGAAGTGGATTTGAGTTTCATTCACAGAACTCACCGAGTATGATTGCACTCAAACGACTTCCCTTGGTAGAAGAAAATTGATGCTATGTGTAATTATTTTGCAAAATCTCTTTATTTGCTATTGTTAACTTCAAAAGGCTCTTTAGAATAAACCAATTGCATATCCCCTCAGAAGTAATTTCTGAAATTAACATAAAGTAATAATCAAACTTCCTTACTTTGGTAAATAACTCAGTTACATGTTAATTAAGCATTAACCAGAAAAGAGGAATAAGTCAAGGGTTCTCAAAGGATAGAGCAGAACAGGAAAACTTAGTTACCCAGAGCATCTTATTTTGATTGGGAGCTGATGACCAGGATGAAGCAAATGGAGAAGAACACTCAGAAGTTCCAAAGGAGCCCAGTTTCCTTTTACTTCCATTTATCATATATAGGAATGTcagataaaatgataaattgttgtttttaaaatgtaagctaCACTGGAGtagaaaaataagtcagatgaGGGAGTTACTCAAAAGAAACCCATATGAATAAAAAGGAACTAATTCATCTTCAGAGGATGTGAAATCACCCAGTTTTGGTCAGGATGACATGTGCTTTTTTATACTGGGGTGACCTCCTGACAACTGCTCCTGTAAGCTGtctaagaaagaggaagaataacAAGAGCAAGAAATGTGCCATCTTCCAGGAGAGTTAGGAAAGATTCAAGTAGACACTGGATACCTACTCATCCAGAGGGGGCGGGTTTGGTTTTCAAAGTGGAGGTAGGATTATAAGTGGGAAAGAGTGATACTAGTCACCACTAAGATTTTTATCAGTCCCGTAATTATAGGTTTCTGAGCCTTCAGATGCAGATTCCGTAATAGCTGAACTGTTCAACATGAACCCGTGACAAAGCTCTATCTTGGAGTTTCAATCTTCTTTGCTCCCATCTGCCTATGAGGGTCAGAGTGTGTTAACGTGGAATAGTAAACTtcacttttgtaaaaaaaaaaaaaaaaaaaaatcaatttattacaaataaatgtttgtatacatccattttttaattcaaaatgagGAGAGTAATTAACCAAATTGGTTAATTATTTCAACTTCTAAGTATTGCCTGTAtcatattctatatttttttgAATTGCCTTTGTTAATGACAAACTTTATGATGAGAAGTAACAATGCAGAGGTAACTgttttatctataaaattttattgactttttaaaaatcaagtactGCCAATTAGCATTGTGTCCACTCACACAGTATTCAAAACAGATGGATAATTCTGTGGATATTTTAAATGATAGAGTATATCACAAACAAAAAGTTACAACTTAGAGTGTACTTTACTTAATTATGTAACCTGGTAATTTTAGATCAAGAACAACAATGTGGTTCACTTATTCAtagtataaaaattttaaatttctttcctgatAGTCTTGACATTATCATTATGTTAAGAGTAGCGCAAAATTTGGCACAGATACTTTGGTTAGAAACAta
Proteins encoded in this region:
- the LOC106843214 gene encoding transmembrane protease serine 11B-like protein codes for the protein MYRPVTASRTSLPLWMIALVVLGVLAILGITIGLLVHFLAVENTTCYYQGSFKVLNIPYNRNYERETSPENNYLSKILETKMVDAFQSSNIYRQYINAQVITLVPYSNSVTAHIWLMFKSPRSMKENTRGRIESILRQMLRNPSGSLTTDPNSLRVVEINKVNAEKIINNRCGRRARMSATYDRVKGGSSAQEGEWPWQASVKKNGQHYCGASLISERYLVTAAHCFQKSQNPRNYTVSFGTRVVPPYMQHAVQEIIIHEDYIQGEHHDDIAVILLTEKVPFKNDVHRVCLPEATQIFAPGEGVVVTGWGALSYDGEYPVLLQKAPVKIIDTNTCNAREAYNGLVQDTMLCAGYMEGNIDACQGDSGGPLVYPNSRNIWYLVGIVSWGVECGQINKPGVYMRVTAYRNWIASKTGI